From the Lolium rigidum isolate FL_2022 chromosome 2, APGP_CSIRO_Lrig_0.1, whole genome shotgun sequence genome, one window contains:
- the LOC124691963 gene encoding uncharacterized protein LOC124691963, with translation MEVVQTLASAVQLVSAMVSAVGALEQAAADAAEAPRRLQVLEDFVSDLEVLMQQAKQKHAHKMHGPQLERQFQSLSRLMDQLRGNIIKARRALKKGKGKGLARVVWSSVVGDPLMKYIQLIRDDLNWWLELQKLSESVGNTIASIAKGTPSLLRVKSEHGYPVSTKCDYVRELLGKDDGHRVVLIVGLSGIGKSCLARQIASEPPGNFVDGAIEISFGRWCSRAACSGSRSEYHKRLVRKICKFLVQIGSMTVNEDTAKDLEDVCCLLQTSLVGRSMLILLDDVWEQDIVDRFTKLYDNDCRYLVTTRDEAIYEIAEAEKVEISKDDIKRISKGILLYHSLLSAEELPPVADGLLDRCGHHPLTVAVLGKALRKETRVEKWEKAISNLSTYATCAPGPVSYVNEKEVETTLTIFGSFEFSLEAMPANSRSFFMVLAAISWEEPVPEACLESIWSALMQDSLFPIVVSKLVEGSLIIKMEDQSMYHMHDMVSLYLEDKANDALHTVLTDSFPEYAALVAPWLFIFGKEGVKGSAEQKMRSFFSLLEFLEIGILLGSTTQALMACKSISEFEASRIGFRKILGPQIAELISVGSPALIVAVTKAITVIFFNADYANLAQSLETAGSVDKLICVLHGYEDSSTLANVSGVLAKVSEHVSATIADEILASIPMDRIAELLSPENEEWHEIVFTTLASLIKVGNLKAVERMIEAGVDKKLLVLLGCGSEISQHHAIITLKTFCELGAPLQECMGPGLLIHLPWHARLTLERFVLSDQNVAPSPKPQYFEVLLHRILRTDNKDIIEAIQGLIPLAERANDPRVQDLLLGSNLSDRLAFLLQRREIENNQVRSQTAFLVMKLACTGGEPYVRRFLELDIVDELIVMMQSSTDDLQDSAYHALHQIVYAKGGSVVLQRFLKRGTIEKLVNLLDRKCVKTKDLVVQLLVDIAAVGTKPCIERMLSSKVIEKLVALEEAGEPFSGAVSRYIHGLNMCENIQSAERSVMKQHIMRKVRSATRGHNLEMGLVASVEACISEGTKGASSSRRKR, from the exons ATGGAAGTCGTGCAAACACTCGCCTCGGCGGTGCAGCTGGTGTCTGCAATGGTGTCCGCGGTGGGAGCGCTGGAGCAGGCGGCCGCGGACGCTGCAGAGGCTCCGAGGAGGCTCCAGGTGCTCGAGGATTTCGTGTCCGACCTTGAGGTGCTGATGCAGCAGGCTAAGCAGAAGCACGCTCACAAGATGCACGGCCCGCAGCTGGAGCGTCAGTTCCAGAGCTTGAGCAGGCTCATGGATCAGCTCCGCGGCAATATCATCAAGGCCAGGCGAGCCTTGAAGAAGGGCAAAGGGAAGGGCTTGGCCAGGGTGGTGTGGAGCTCGGTGGTGGGAGACCCACTCATGAAGTATATCCAGCTGATCAGGGATGATTTGAACTGGTGGCTGGAACTGCAGAAGCTGTCAGAGAGCGTTGGCAATACGATAGCATCTATAGCCAAGGGTACACCATCGTTGCTGAGAGTCAAGTCCGAACATGGCTATCCAGTGTCAACGAAATGCGACTACGTTAGGGAGCTTTTGGGAAAGGATGATGGCCATCGAGTTGTCCTCATTGTTGGGCTATCTGGTATCGGGAAGTCGTGCCTCGCTCGACAGATAGCTTCTGAGCCGCCTGGTAATTTTGTGGATGGTGCAATTGAGATTAGTTTCGGGCGGTGGTGCAGTAGAGCAGCATGTAGTGGAAGCAGGAGTGAGTACCATAAACGTCTTGTTAGGAAGATATGCAAATTCCTAGTACAAATTGGTTCCATGACTGTGAATGAGGACACGGCAAAAGATCTTGAAGATGTGTGTTGCTTGCTTCAGACCTCGTTGGTCGGAAGGAGCATGTTAATACTACTCGATGACGTGTGGGAGCAAGACATAGTTGATCGCTTCACAAAGCTATATGATAATGATTGCCGGTATCTTGTGACAACAAGGGATGAAGCAATTTATGAGATAGCAGAAGCTGAAAAAGTAGAAATATCCAAAGATGACATCAAGAGAATCAGCAAGGGCATTCTTCTATACCATAGTCTTCTTAGTGCTGAAGAACTTCCG CCTGTTGCAGACGGCTTGCTAGACCGTTGTGGACACCATCCCCTTACAGTTGCTGTGTTGGGTAAGGCTCTCAGGAAGGAGACCAGAGTAGAGAAATGGGAGAAAGCAATATCCAACCTTTCCACATATGCAACTTGTGCACCAGGTCCAGTTTCATATGTCAACGAGAAAGAAGTCGAGACCACACTGACCATCTTTGGATCTTTTGAGTTCAGCTTGGAAGCAATGCCTGCAAACTCCCGAAGTTTTTTCATGGTCCTAGCAGCTATTTCATGGGAAGAACCTGTTCCAGAAGCATGCCTGGAATCCATTTGGTCAGCACTTATGCAGGACAGTTTATTCCCTATTGTGGTTTCAAAACTAGTAGAAGGCTCACTCATCATCAAAATGGAAGACCAATCAATGTATCATATGCATGACATGGTTTCTCTTTACCTTGAGGACAAAGCAAATGATGCTCTTCATACTGTTTTGACTGATTCATTTCCTGAATATGCTGCATTGGTGGCTCCTTGGCTTTTTATTTTTGGCAAAGAGGGTGTGAAAGGGTCTGCTGAGCAGAAGATGAGATCATTCTTTTCTTTGCTAGAGTTCTTGGAGATTGGGATCTTACTGGGAAGCACCACCCAAGCTCTCATGGCATGCAAATCAATATCTGAATTCGAGGCTAGCAGGATTGGCTTCAGAAAAATACTTGGACCTCAAATAGCGGAGCTAATTTCTGTTGGGTCACCAGCTCTCATTGTTGCTGTCACCAAAGCCATTACAGTCATCTTTTTCAATGCAGACTATGCAAATCTCGCCCAATCTCTTGAAACAGCAGGTTCTGTCGATAAATTGATCTGTGTTCTTCATGGCtatgaagattcttcaactctaGCTAACGTTTCTGGTGTTCTTGCCAAGGTATCTGAGCATGTCAGTGCCACAATTGCCGACGAAATTTTGGCAAGCATTCCCATGGATCGAATTGCAGAATTATTGTCTCCAGAAAATGAGGAGTGGCATGAAATTGTGTTTACAACTTTAGCATCTCTGATAAAAGTGGGAAATTTAAAGGCTGTTGAGAGAATGATTGAAGCAGGAGTTGACAAGAAGCTTCTGGTACTTCTAGGCTGTGGTTCTGAGATCTCACAGCATCATGCAATTATCACACTAAAAACTTTCTGTGAGCTTGGTGCACCACTTCAAGAGTGCATGGGGCCTGGATTGTTGATTCATTTGCCATGGCATGCTCGGCTTACCTTGGAGAGATTTGTTTTATCGGACCAGAATGTAGCCCCATCACCGAAGCCTCAATATTTCGAGGTGCTTCTTCACAGGATTCTACGGACAGATAACAAAGATATAATTGAAGCTATCCAAGGTTTAATACCTCTTGCTGAGAGGGCTAATGATCCTAGAGTGCAAGATCTTCTTTTGGGAAGCAATCTGTCTGATAGGTTGGCATTTCTGCTGCAACGTAGAGAAATCGAAAACAACCAAGTGAGGTCTCAGACTGCCTTTCTGGTAATGAAATTGGCCTGCACCGGAGGAGAGCCATACGTCCGCAGGTTCCTGGAGCTTGATATTGTTGATGAGCTCATTGTGATGATGCAGTCCTCCACTGATGACCTACAGGATTCAGCATACCATGCTCTACATCAGATTGTGTATGCAAAGGGAGGATCAGTAGTCCTGCAGAGATTTTTAAAACGGGGAACTATAGAAAAATTAGTCAATCTACTCGACCGTAAGTGTGTTAAGACGAAGGATCTTGTGGTGCAACTTCTGGTAGACATTGCAGCGGTTGGAACCAAACCCTGCATCGAAAGAATGCTCTCTTCCAAAGTCATTGAGAAGCTTGTTGCCCTCGAGGAAGCAGGTGAGCCTTTCAGTGGAGCAGTGTCGAGATACATCCATGGATTGAACATGTGCGAGAACATCCAGTCTGCTGAGAGATCAGTGATGAAACAACATATTATGAGGAAAGTGAGATCAGCAACGAGAGGGCATAATCTGGAGATGGGTCTAGTTGCCTCTGTGGAGGCCTGCATTTCTGAAGGCACAAAAGGAGCCAGCAGTAGCAGGAGAAAAAGATAG